A DNA window from Acidimicrobiales bacterium contains the following coding sequences:
- the whiG gene encoding RNA polymerase sigma factor WhiG, whose translation MTTEDDGGTARLWAEYKENGDRRTRDQLIVLYSPLVKYVAARVAVGLPQHVDGADLVSYGIIGLIDAIDRFDPVRQVKFETYAIPRIRGAIIDELRAIDWVPRSVRAKARAVEQAYASLEATLLRTPTDAEVATELEMSVSDLQDILRQISFVGVAALDEVFMVGGDRTDRTTLGDTIPDATPGPVAMFEDKESKEILAQAIMQLGERERTVLSLYYYEGLTLAEIGEILGVTESRVCQIHTKAVLQLRARLSDRSPDGTDTRGRGRASGGRRGQRPSTSVAATG comes from the coding sequence GTGACGACGGAAGACGACGGCGGGACCGCACGCCTGTGGGCCGAGTACAAGGAGAACGGTGACCGTCGTACCCGCGACCAGCTCATCGTCCTGTACTCGCCGCTGGTGAAGTACGTGGCGGCGCGGGTCGCGGTCGGGCTTCCCCAGCACGTCGACGGGGCCGATCTCGTGAGCTATGGGATCATCGGCCTGATCGACGCCATCGACCGGTTCGACCCGGTGCGGCAGGTCAAGTTCGAGACCTACGCCATCCCCCGCATCCGGGGGGCCATCATCGACGAGCTGCGTGCCATCGACTGGGTGCCGCGCTCGGTCCGGGCCAAGGCCCGCGCCGTCGAGCAGGCGTACGCCTCGCTCGAGGCCACGCTGCTGCGGACGCCGACCGACGCCGAGGTGGCGACCGAGCTGGAGATGTCGGTGTCGGACCTGCAGGACATCCTGCGGCAGATCTCCTTCGTGGGGGTCGCCGCCCTCGACGAGGTGTTCATGGTGGGCGGCGACCGTACGGACCGGACGACGCTCGGCGACACCATCCCCGACGCAACCCCCGGGCCCGTGGCCATGTTCGAGGACAAGGAGTCGAAGGAGATCCTCGCCCAGGCGATCATGCAGCTGGGCGAGCGCGAGCGGACCGTCCTGTCGCTCTACTACTACGAAGGCCTCACGCTCGCCGAGATCGGCGAGATCCTCGGCGTCACCGAGAGCCGCGTGTGCCAGATCCACACCAAGGCGGTCCTGCAGCTGCGGGCACGCCTGAGCGACCGCTCGCCCGACGGCACCGACACCCGGGGCCGGGGTCGAGCCTCCGGTGGCCGCCGTGGCCAGCGGCCGAGCACGAGCGTGGCCGCCACCGGCTGA
- a CDS encoding GerMN domain-containing protein: MTLAAAAAALGLAACGVPVDTQPAALARNRIPFGLLDPSAPTTTATTEPSPIEVPVQIFLIGPTGHVEPVARDVPVSAPDLATVLGALVIGPTDAEAAAGLQSALSPQTTVLGATIAGGIATVNLGGTFGQLVGPPQIQAVAQIVFTASSLPGVTGVAFELSGAAVAVPVASGAQVPLATTAQFAPLAPVAPGTSTSGTSAPHA, translated from the coding sequence GTGACGCTGGCCGCCGCGGCGGCGGCCCTGGGCCTGGCCGCGTGCGGCGTCCCCGTCGACACGCAACCTGCCGCGCTGGCGCGCAACCGCATCCCGTTCGGCCTTCTCGACCCGTCGGCGCCCACGACCACGGCGACGACGGAACCCTCCCCGATCGAGGTGCCGGTGCAGATCTTCCTGATCGGCCCGACCGGTCACGTGGAGCCGGTGGCGCGCGACGTGCCGGTGTCCGCACCCGACCTCGCCACCGTTCTCGGCGCACTCGTGATCGGGCCCACCGACGCCGAGGCGGCGGCCGGGCTGCAGAGCGCGTTGTCACCGCAGACCACCGTCCTGGGCGCCACCATCGCCGGGGGGATCGCCACGGTGAACCTGGGCGGCACCTTCGGCCAACTGGTCGGCCCCCCGCAGATCCAGGCGGTGGCGCAGATCGTCTTCACGGCGTCGTCTCTCCCCGGCGTGACCGGGGTCGCCTTCGAGCTGTCGGGCGCGGCGGTGGCGGTCCCGGTGGCGAGCGGCGCCCAGGTCCCGCTGGCGACCACGGCCCAGTTCGCACCGCTGGCGCCGGTGGCCCCGGGCACCTCGACCTCGGGCACCTCGGCCCCGCACGCCTGA
- a CDS encoding tyrosine recombinase XerC, producing the protein MAWDLEAFSRSLGGQSPATVRAYGGDLRSFVTWAERGGTERPTDVDHRLLRRYLAFLTTRRYARATVARKAAALRCYFSWQRRRGAIDVDPARRLAAPGGGSRLPRVLDRSELDDLLDGPGADGPERGVAAGVGQSGPTLHDALTARDDAVLELLYGCGLRVAELCGLDGRDVDLRARTVTVLGKGGRQRRVPMHDRCAHAVGRWLAEGRQALVTELSPPDAVFLNRRGVRLGPRDVRRVLDRRSPVPTHPHALRHSFATHLLDGGADLRIVQELLGHASLQTTQVYTHVSKDRLLSVYGATHPRA; encoded by the coding sequence ATGGCCTGGGACCTCGAGGCGTTCTCCCGGTCGCTCGGCGGGCAGTCCCCGGCCACGGTGCGCGCCTATGGCGGTGACCTGCGGTCGTTCGTGACCTGGGCCGAGCGCGGCGGCACCGAACGTCCGACCGACGTCGACCACCGGTTGTTGCGCCGCTACCTGGCATTCCTCACCACGCGGCGCTACGCGCGCGCCACGGTGGCGCGCAAGGCGGCGGCGCTGCGGTGCTACTTCTCGTGGCAGCGCCGGCGCGGAGCGATCGACGTCGACCCGGCCCGGCGCCTGGCCGCCCCCGGCGGCGGCTCGCGTCTGCCCCGGGTGCTCGACCGCAGCGAGCTCGACGACCTCCTCGACGGCCCGGGCGCCGACGGCCCCGAGCGCGGCGTGGCGGCGGGAGTGGGCCAGTCGGGCCCGACCCTCCACGACGCGTTGACGGCCCGCGACGACGCCGTGCTCGAGCTCCTGTACGGCTGCGGGCTGCGGGTCGCCGAGCTGTGCGGCCTCGACGGGCGCGACGTGGACCTCCGGGCCCGGACGGTCACCGTGCTCGGCAAGGGCGGCCGCCAGCGCCGGGTCCCCATGCACGACCGGTGCGCCCACGCCGTGGGCCGGTGGCTGGCCGAGGGCCGCCAGGCGCTCGTCACCGAGCTGTCGCCACCCGACGCCGTGTTCCTGAACCGCCGCGGGGTGCGGCTCGGCCCCCGGGACGTCCGCCGGGTGCTCGACCGACGCTCCCCGGTGCCCACCCACCCCCACGCGCTGCGCCACAGCTTCGCCACGCACCTGCTCGACGGGGGCGCGGACCTGCGGATCGTCCAGGAGCTGCTGGGTCATGCCAGCCTTCAGACCACGCAGGTCTACACTCATGTAAGCAAGGACCGGCTGCTCTCGGTGTACGGAGCAACCCATCCCCGAGCGTAG
- a CDS encoding response regulator transcription factor — MTGRILLVEDDERIRASMRLALEDEGYEVDEAGAGETGLEHFAQQPADVVLIDLMLPGMDGFECCRQLRRTSAVPVIMVTARTDTHDVVAGLEAGADDYVTKPFVAKELAARIRALLRRSRSVDDPDVFGFGDVEVRPDEGTVRRAGEEVHCTRTEFRLLCELAANPGKVLSREQLLDRVWGYDYFGDGRLVDVHIRRLRTKIESDPANPRHILTVRGMGYKLAT, encoded by the coding sequence ATGACGGGCCGCATCCTCTTGGTGGAGGACGACGAGCGCATCCGCGCCTCCATGCGCCTGGCCCTCGAGGACGAGGGGTACGAGGTCGACGAGGCGGGAGCCGGCGAGACCGGGCTGGAGCACTTCGCCCAGCAGCCTGCCGACGTGGTCCTCATCGACCTCATGCTGCCGGGGATGGACGGCTTCGAGTGCTGTCGACAGCTGCGCCGGACCAGCGCGGTGCCGGTGATCATGGTCACCGCCCGCACCGACACGCACGACGTGGTGGCGGGGCTCGAGGCCGGGGCCGACGACTACGTCACGAAGCCCTTCGTGGCCAAGGAGCTCGCCGCCCGGATCCGCGCCCTGCTGCGCCGCTCGCGGTCGGTCGACGACCCCGACGTGTTCGGGTTCGGGGACGTCGAGGTGCGGCCCGACGAGGGGACGGTGCGACGAGCCGGCGAGGAGGTCCACTGCACGCGCACCGAGTTCCGGCTCCTGTGCGAGCTCGCCGCCAACCCGGGAAAGGTGCTGAGCCGCGAGCAGCTCCTCGACCGCGTGTGGGGCTACGACTACTTCGGCGACGGCAGGCTGGTCGACGTCCACATCCGGCGGCTGCGCACCAAGATCGAGTCCGACCCCGCCAACCCCCGCCACATCCTCACGGTCCGGGGGATGGGCTACAAGCTGGCGACCTGA
- a CDS encoding 3-deoxy-7-phosphoheptulonate synthase class II: protein MSPAEWSPQRWRQRPAAQQPAWPDDDELERVLKELSSVPPLVFAGEARRLVGQLAQVADGRAFLLQAGDCAESFAEFSADSIRDKLKVILQMAVVLTYGAGVPVVKVGRIAGQFAKPRSSATETIGNLELDAFRGHMVNDDAPSASARVPDPRRLVAAYHQSASTLNLVRAFTKGGFADLSQVHLWNQQFVASSEEGRRYEQIAAEIDRALRFMAACGIDLAGEESLHQVDFYTSHDALILGYEEALTRMDSLTGDWYDCSAHMLWVGERTRQLDGAHIDFLSGIHNPLGCKVGASTTPDEVVALCERLDPDRTPGRLTLIARMGASAINDALPPLLEAVRAAGHPVVWACDPMHGNTFVSEGGRKTRRFDDILTELKSFFAAHHDAGTWPGGVHLELTGDDVTECLGGFGDILEGQLHERYTTTCDPRLNARQAIDLAFRVAELLRA from the coding sequence ATGAGCCCGGCCGAGTGGAGCCCCCAGCGCTGGCGGCAGCGCCCCGCGGCGCAGCAGCCGGCCTGGCCCGACGACGACGAGCTCGAGCGGGTCCTGAAGGAGCTCTCCTCCGTGCCCCCGCTCGTGTTCGCGGGCGAAGCCCGCCGCCTGGTGGGCCAGCTCGCCCAGGTCGCCGACGGGCGGGCGTTCCTCTTGCAGGCGGGCGACTGCGCCGAGTCGTTCGCCGAGTTCTCCGCCGACTCGATCCGGGACAAGCTGAAAGTCATCCTGCAGATGGCCGTGGTCCTGACCTACGGCGCCGGCGTCCCGGTCGTGAAGGTGGGGCGCATCGCCGGGCAGTTCGCCAAGCCCCGGTCGTCGGCCACCGAGACGATCGGGAACCTCGAGCTCGACGCCTTCCGGGGCCACATGGTCAACGACGACGCCCCCAGCGCGTCGGCGAGGGTGCCCGACCCCCGGCGGCTGGTGGCCGCGTACCACCAGTCGGCGTCGACGCTCAACCTCGTGCGCGCCTTCACCAAGGGCGGCTTCGCCGACCTGTCGCAGGTCCACCTGTGGAACCAGCAGTTCGTGGCGTCGAGCGAGGAAGGGCGCCGCTACGAGCAGATCGCCGCCGAGATCGACCGCGCCCTGCGCTTCATGGCCGCGTGCGGGATCGACCTGGCCGGAGAGGAGTCGCTGCACCAGGTCGACTTCTACACCAGTCACGACGCGCTCATCCTCGGCTACGAGGAGGCCCTGACGCGCATGGACTCGCTCACCGGCGACTGGTACGACTGCTCCGCGCACATGCTGTGGGTGGGCGAGCGCACGCGCCAGCTCGACGGCGCCCACATCGACTTCCTGTCGGGGATCCACAACCCGCTCGGGTGCAAGGTCGGCGCGTCGACGACGCCCGACGAGGTGGTGGCGCTGTGCGAGCGGCTCGATCCCGATCGCACGCCGGGGCGGCTGACCCTCATCGCGCGGATGGGCGCGTCGGCGATCAACGACGCGTTGCCGCCGCTGCTGGAGGCCGTGCGCGCCGCGGGCCATCCCGTGGTGTGGGCGTGCGACCCCATGCACGGCAACACGTTCGTGAGCGAAGGCGGCCGCAAGACGCGGCGCTTCGACGACATCCTCACGGAGCTGAAGAGCTTCTTCGCCGCGCACCACGATGCCGGCACGTGGCCCGGCGGGGTGCACCTCGAGCTCACCGGCGACGACGTCACGGAGTGTCTCGGCGGGTTCGGCGACATCCTCGAGGGCCAGCTCCACGAGCGCTACACCACCACGTGCGACCCCCGGCTCAACGCCCGCCAGGCGATCGACCTGGCCTTCCGGGTGGCCGAGCTCCTGCGCGCCTGA
- the rpsB gene encoding 30S ribosomal protein S2, with protein MAVVTTRQLLEAGMHFGHQTRRWNPKMRRYILGERNGIYIIDLKKTLLGLEEAYSYVRDLVAKGGILLFVGTKKQTQGPIATYARACGMPYVNERWLGGMLTNFATISSRVGKLREYEGMERAGDFEAMPKKEALRHRRELEKLRRNLGGIRDLDRLPDTIFVIDTKKEHIAVTEANKLGMPIVAVVDTNCDPDVVSYVIPGNDDAIRSGALMCRVLAEAVIEGRWVAEHRSAAQPAPPPPPPGSAPRRSPRPGPAPAASGETPAAAPAAEAAPSAEAAPSAEAAPAPEAAPAPEAAPAPEAAPHAEAAPDAEAAQPVEPTAATDEG; from the coding sequence GTGGCCGTTGTCACGACCCGGCAGCTGCTGGAGGCCGGAATGCATTTCGGTCACCAGACGCGCCGTTGGAACCCGAAGATGCGCCGCTACATCCTGGGCGAGCGCAACGGGATCTACATCATCGACCTCAAGAAGACCCTCCTGGGTCTCGAGGAGGCCTACTCCTACGTGCGGGACCTGGTCGCCAAGGGCGGCATCCTGCTGTTCGTGGGGACGAAGAAGCAGACCCAGGGCCCCATCGCCACGTACGCCCGGGCGTGCGGCATGCCGTACGTCAACGAACGGTGGCTGGGCGGGATGCTGACCAACTTCGCCACCATCTCGTCTCGCGTGGGGAAGCTGCGTGAGTACGAGGGGATGGAGCGCGCCGGCGACTTCGAGGCCATGCCGAAGAAGGAGGCGCTGCGCCACCGCCGCGAGCTGGAGAAGCTCCGCCGGAACCTCGGCGGCATCCGGGACCTGGACAGGCTGCCCGACACCATCTTCGTGATCGACACGAAGAAGGAGCACATCGCCGTCACCGAGGCCAACAAGCTCGGCATGCCGATCGTCGCCGTGGTCGACACCAATTGCGACCCAGACGTGGTCTCGTACGTGATCCCGGGGAACGACGACGCCATCCGGTCCGGTGCCCTCATGTGCCGCGTCCTGGCCGAAGCCGTCATCGAGGGGCGGTGGGTCGCCGAGCACCGCTCGGCCGCCCAGCCGGCTCCGCCACCGCCACCGCCCGGCTCGGCACCCCGGCGCTCCCCGCGGCCGGGCCCGGCCCCGGCTGCTTCCGGTGAGACGCCGGCTGCCGCGCCCGCCGCCGAGGCTGCGCCCAGCGCCGAGGCTGCGCCCAGCGCCGAGGCCGCGCCCGCCCCCGAGGCCGCGCCCGCCCCCGAGGCCGCGCCCGCCCCCGAGGCCGCCCCACATGCCGAGGCCGCGCCCGATGCCGAGGCCGCACAGCCCGTCGAGCCGACCGCGGCGACGGACGAGGGTTGA
- the tsf gene encoding translation elongation factor Ts, producing MAAFTAKDVQALRRATGAGMLDCKRALEEADGDLEKAKQWLREQGKAGAAKRSDREASQGAVALAVAGRAAAIVELRCETDFVAKAESFVNLTDELAQLVADEGEGAAGERAEAIDDLKTTLKENISVGRVVRFGVGDDSVVGTYLHMQSGRGVNAVLVELRAGSGELAHDLAVHVAFARPQYLRREDVPAQEVEAERATVETISRNEGKPEAALPKVVEGRMNGWFKERCLLEQAYAKDEKRTIADLVGSAEVVRFAQVVVGG from the coding sequence ATGGCCGCCTTCACCGCCAAGGACGTCCAGGCCCTGCGCCGCGCCACCGGCGCCGGGATGCTCGACTGCAAGCGCGCTCTCGAAGAGGCCGACGGTGACCTCGAGAAGGCCAAGCAGTGGCTGCGCGAGCAGGGGAAGGCCGGTGCCGCCAAGCGGTCCGACCGCGAGGCGTCGCAGGGCGCGGTGGCACTCGCCGTCGCCGGGCGCGCCGCCGCCATCGTGGAGCTGCGGTGCGAGACCGACTTCGTGGCCAAGGCGGAGAGCTTCGTGAACCTCACCGACGAGCTCGCCCAGCTGGTGGCGGACGAGGGCGAGGGCGCGGCGGGGGAGCGGGCCGAAGCCATCGACGACCTGAAGACGACGCTCAAGGAGAACATCTCGGTGGGCAGGGTCGTCCGTTTCGGGGTCGGCGACGACTCCGTCGTCGGGACCTACCTCCACATGCAGTCGGGCCGCGGCGTGAATGCCGTCCTCGTGGAGCTGCGAGCGGGGAGCGGGGAGCTGGCGCACGACCTCGCCGTCCACGTGGCGTTCGCCCGGCCGCAGTACCTCCGGCGCGAGGACGTCCCGGCGCAGGAGGTCGAGGCCGAGCGGGCCACCGTGGAGACCATCTCCCGCAACGAGGGCAAACCCGAAGCCGCGCTCCCGAAGGTCGTCGAGGGGCGCATGAACGGATGGTTCAAGGAGCGGTGCCTGCTCGAGCAGGCCTACGCCAAGGACGAGAAGCGCACGATCGCCGACCTCGTCGGGAGCGCCGAGGTCGTGCGTTTCGCCCAGGTCGTTGTCGGCGGCTGA
- the nadD gene encoding nicotinate-nucleotide adenylyltransferase has protein sequence MQPVAGNGWGGPVAPGARIGVFGGTFDPVHVGHLVAAMRAREALELDRVLLVVANVPWQKAGTRPVTPAEDRLRVVSAAVEGVVGLEACRVEIDRGGPSYTVDTVSALLDEAPTAVPFVIVGADVAAELDSWQRVDELRRAATLVVVDRGGVTSGADPPGWRVERLRIPALDISSSELRRRLAEGRSVDFLIPEAAIRCIRRLGLYSGSR, from the coding sequence GTGCAACCGGTCGCCGGCAACGGATGGGGCGGTCCGGTGGCCCCCGGAGCCCGCATCGGCGTGTTCGGCGGCACCTTCGACCCGGTCCATGTCGGCCACCTGGTGGCGGCCATGCGGGCGCGCGAGGCGCTCGAGCTCGATCGTGTCCTGCTGGTGGTGGCCAACGTGCCCTGGCAGAAGGCCGGGACCCGCCCGGTCACCCCGGCCGAGGACCGCTTGCGCGTCGTGTCGGCGGCGGTCGAGGGGGTCGTGGGGCTCGAGGCGTGCCGGGTCGAGATCGACCGGGGGGGTCCGAGCTACACGGTCGACACCGTCTCGGCCCTGCTCGACGAGGCCCCGACCGCCGTTCCCTTCGTGATCGTCGGGGCCGACGTGGCCGCCGAGCTCGACAGCTGGCAGCGGGTGGACGAGCTGCGCCGGGCGGCCACGCTGGTGGTCGTCGACCGGGGGGGTGTCACCTCGGGGGCCGACCCGCCGGGCTGGAGGGTGGAGCGGCTGCGCATCCCGGCCCTCGACATCTCGAGCAGCGAGCTGCGCCGGCGGCTGGCCGAGGGGAGATCGGTCGACTTCCTGATCCCGGAGGCCGCAATTCGTTGCATTCGGCGGCTGGGTCTGTACTCTGGCTCCAGATGA
- the rsfS gene encoding ribosome silencing factor, which produces MTGSAERASADNGRDDVPEAALVAARAADAKLGQDTVVLAMRDLLGVTDAFVVTSGANTRQVRTIVEEVERRVKESTGRTPRAVEGLRDLTWVLMDYGDFLVHAFLAEARAYYDLERLWGDAPRMAFTGSASHRSAED; this is translated from the coding sequence ATGACGGGCTCCGCCGAGCGGGCCTCGGCGGACAACGGGCGCGACGACGTGCCGGAAGCTGCCCTGGTGGCGGCGCGGGCCGCCGACGCCAAGCTGGGTCAGGACACCGTGGTCCTCGCCATGCGGGACCTCCTGGGTGTGACCGACGCCTTCGTCGTGACGAGCGGTGCCAACACGCGCCAGGTCCGCACCATCGTCGAGGAGGTCGAGCGACGGGTGAAGGAGTCGACGGGCCGCACCCCGCGGGCCGTCGAGGGACTGCGCGACCTGACGTGGGTCCTCATGGACTACGGCGACTTCCTGGTGCACGCCTTCCTGGCCGAGGCGCGTGCGTACTACGACCTCGAGCGCCTGTGGGGTGACGCCCCCCGGATGGCGTTCACCGGGAGCGCGTCCCACCGGTCCGCCGAGGATTGA
- a CDS encoding ABC transporter substrate-binding protein produces the protein MPDRIDRRSFISRGLLAAGGVAAAGGAGSLLAACSSGSGGSGPTASGPRDGVSTATPRKGGALTFGVEAEEQGFDPATGRFDETGVLYARTVFDPLTILADDGTVQPYLAKAVTPNADYSEWTITARPGVMFHDGTPCDGAAIAGSLEHFLKGLLGLTLNTVTNISVPSSDTVLITLKQPWIPFPAYLAGGIGGQPGYIVAPSMIADPNGSQRPVGTGPFRFKEWSPNDHFTAVRNESYWRSGLPHLDSITYRPISDAQQRANALQAGNIDIMHTDLPESILQFRDDASYGYVDDSQHIVGEPDMNFIMINTQDPLMKDIRVRRAMAMAVNPRQYATVVDKGVNTPTNQPFVPGTPYYAADSGYPAYNPTQAKALVQEVARDIGKPVAFTLSSTPSAYAVQAVQFLQNQLELVGMKVTLTQVQQADQINQALSGTFQTTSWRQFAAVDPDLNYLWWSPTEIFGTGPQAIAPNFARNNDPQIEVLLQQGRQSTDPTKRAEAYQAIAKRLNQDIPYIWTDRTTWAVVARSRVQNFNNPATPAGAKAYGMIVGTIWSPQIWLSA, from the coding sequence GTGCCCGACCGCATCGATCGGCGATCGTTCATCTCCCGCGGGCTGCTCGCTGCTGGTGGCGTGGCCGCAGCCGGAGGGGCGGGCAGCCTGCTGGCCGCGTGCAGTTCCGGGTCGGGAGGATCCGGGCCCACCGCCAGCGGGCCCCGCGACGGCGTGTCGACGGCCACGCCCCGCAAGGGCGGCGCCCTCACGTTCGGCGTCGAGGCCGAGGAGCAGGGGTTCGACCCCGCCACCGGCCGCTTCGACGAGACCGGCGTGCTCTACGCCCGCACGGTCTTCGACCCGCTCACGATCCTGGCCGACGACGGCACCGTCCAGCCCTACCTGGCCAAGGCGGTCACCCCCAACGCCGACTACTCGGAGTGGACGATCACGGCCCGCCCCGGGGTGATGTTCCACGACGGCACGCCGTGCGACGGCGCGGCGATCGCCGGGAGCCTCGAGCACTTCCTGAAGGGACTGCTGGGCCTGACCCTCAACACCGTGACCAACATCTCGGTCCCGTCGTCGGACACCGTCCTCATCACCCTGAAGCAGCCGTGGATCCCCTTCCCCGCCTACCTCGCCGGCGGGATCGGCGGCCAGCCCGGCTACATCGTCGCCCCGTCGATGATCGCGGATCCGAACGGCTCGCAGCGGCCCGTCGGCACCGGACCCTTCAGGTTCAAGGAATGGTCCCCCAACGACCACTTCACCGCGGTCCGCAACGAGAGCTACTGGCGGTCGGGCCTGCCCCACCTCGACTCGATCACCTACCGGCCGATCAGCGACGCCCAGCAGCGAGCCAACGCGCTGCAGGCCGGGAACATCGACATCATGCACACCGACCTGCCCGAGAGCATCCTGCAGTTCCGCGACGACGCCAGCTACGGCTACGTCGACGACTCCCAGCACATCGTGGGCGAGCCGGACATGAACTTCATCATGATCAACACCCAGGACCCGCTGATGAAGGACATCCGCGTCCGCAGGGCCATGGCGATGGCGGTGAACCCCCGGCAGTACGCCACGGTGGTGGACAAGGGCGTGAACACGCCCACCAACCAGCCCTTCGTCCCCGGGACCCCGTACTACGCCGCCGACAGCGGGTACCCGGCCTACAACCCGACCCAGGCCAAGGCCCTCGTCCAGGAGGTGGCGCGCGACATCGGCAAGCCGGTGGCCTTCACGCTGAGCTCGACCCCGTCCGCCTACGCCGTCCAGGCGGTCCAGTTCCTCCAGAACCAGCTCGAGCTCGTGGGCATGAAGGTGACGCTGACCCAGGTGCAGCAGGCCGACCAGATCAACCAGGCGCTGTCGGGGACGTTCCAGACGACGTCGTGGCGCCAGTTCGCGGCGGTGGACCCCGACCTCAACTACCTGTGGTGGAGCCCGACGGAGATCTTCGGGACGGGCCCCCAGGCGATCGCCCCCAACTTCGCCCGCAACAACGACCCGCAGATCGAGGTCCTGCTCCAGCAGGGTCGCCAGTCGACCGACCCCACCAAGCGGGCCGAGGCCTACCAGGCGATCGCCAAGCGCCTCAACCAGGACATCCCCTACATCTGGACGGACCGCACCACCTGGGCGGTGGTGGCCCGGTCGCGGGTGCAGAACTTCAACAACCCCGCGACGCCGGCCGGGGCCAAGGCGTACGGCATGATCGTGGGGACAATCTGGTCCCCACAGATCTGGCTCTCGGCCTGA
- a CDS encoding HAMP domain-containing sensor histidine kinase: MTVTFGMGALALSATMAGLTYFTARQYILNERQSAILRQAYVNASLARSSLRSVSPDVTQLLASLDTVPGSRSVLELRGQWYATSISVGENAIPAPLRAMVLAGRPATQHFVLENTPEMVVGLPIPSVDASYFEVFSLDELSRTLRILALALAGAALVTTVAGAVIGRWASGRALRPLAQVSRAAETVAGGSLDTRLLAAGDPELSALAESFNRMTDALQERIDHEVRFTSDVSHELRSPLTTLATSLGVLESHRDELPPRSRHALDLLSAELRRFQRMVDDLLEISRVDTGSAELSLDEVEVGELARQAAVAAGAGGVPVDVDPSVSGVRLWVDKRRIERVVTNLVANAAQHAGGVTRLAAEPGEDGVRLVVIDRGPGVAPGERDRIFERFYRGQAAGQRGASDGTGLGLSLVAEHVRLHGGRVWVETGAGGENRFVVELPAGGEHPEGAPGSRAEPGTGTGHSPGTQPPGAHSPGAHSPGTQPAGTQPPGAHSPGTRSPRGRRQTQAPAS; this comes from the coding sequence GTGACGGTCACGTTCGGGATGGGGGCGCTGGCCCTGTCGGCCACCATGGCGGGGCTCACCTACTTCACCGCCCGGCAGTACATCCTGAACGAACGGCAGTCGGCGATCCTGCGCCAGGCGTACGTGAACGCCTCGCTGGCGCGGTCGTCGCTGCGGTCGGTGAGCCCCGACGTGACGCAGCTGCTGGCGTCCCTCGACACCGTGCCGGGCTCGCGTTCGGTGCTCGAGCTGCGCGGCCAGTGGTACGCCACCTCCATCTCGGTGGGAGAGAACGCCATCCCCGCCCCGCTGCGGGCCATGGTGCTGGCCGGGCGGCCGGCCACCCAGCACTTCGTGCTCGAGAACACGCCCGAGATGGTGGTGGGGCTACCCATCCCGAGCGTCGACGCCTCCTACTTCGAGGTGTTCTCACTCGACGAGCTGAGCCGCACCCTGCGGATCCTCGCCTTGGCGCTGGCGGGAGCGGCCCTCGTCACCACGGTGGCCGGCGCCGTCATCGGCCGATGGGCGAGCGGTCGCGCCCTGCGTCCCCTGGCGCAGGTGTCCCGGGCGGCCGAGACGGTGGCGGGCGGGAGCCTCGACACGCGCCTGCTCGCCGCCGGCGACCCCGAGCTGTCGGCGCTGGCCGAGTCGTTCAACCGGATGACCGATGCGCTCCAGGAACGGATCGACCACGAGGTCCGTTTCACGTCGGACGTCAGCCACGAGCTGCGGTCCCCGCTCACCACCCTGGCGACCTCGCTGGGGGTCCTGGAGTCGCACCGCGACGAACTGCCCCCCCGCAGCCGGCACGCGCTCGACCTGCTGAGCGCCGAGCTCCGCCGGTTCCAGCGCATGGTCGACGACCTGCTCGAGATCAGCCGGGTGGACACCGGGTCGGCGGAGCTGTCCCTCGACGAGGTCGAAGTGGGGGAGCTGGCCCGTCAGGCCGCCGTCGCCGCCGGGGCCGGCGGCGTCCCCGTCGACGTGGACCCGTCGGTGTCGGGCGTCCGGCTGTGGGTCGACAAGCGCCGCATCGAGCGGGTCGTGACCAACCTGGTGGCCAACGCCGCACAACACGCCGGCGGCGTCACCCGCCTGGCGGCGGAACCCGGTGAGGACGGGGTGCGGCTCGTGGTGATCGACCGCGGCCCCGGGGTCGCCCCCGGTGAGCGCGACCGCATCTTCGAGCGCTTCTACCGCGGCCAGGCCGCCGGTCAGCGCGGGGCGAGCGACGGCACGGGCCTCGGCCTGTCCCTCGTCGCCGAGCACGTCCGCCTCCACGGCGGGCGCGTGTGGGTGGAGACCGGCGCCGGCGGCGAGAACCGGTTCGTGGTGGAGCTCCCCGCCGGGGGCGAGCATCCGGAGGGTGCGCCGGGCTCGCGGGCCGAACCCGGGACGGGAACGGGCCACTCCCCCGGCACCCAGCCCCCCGGCGCGCACTCCCCCGGCGCGCACTCCCCCGGCACCCAGCCCGCCGGCACCCAGCCCCCCGGCGCGCACTCCCCCGGCACGCGCTCGCCCCGGGGCCGTCGCCAGACACAGGCGCCGGCATCGTGA